One Tolypothrix bouteillei VB521301 DNA window includes the following coding sequences:
- the ftsH gene encoding ATP-dependent zinc metalloprotease FtsH — MPVETNKKRQIKPPRIRQFGGSLLILLTLLLLLNFIVPNFFGPRLPQVPYSDFITQVQAGKVDRAIVGNESIEYVLKTQDSDGKPVQQVLGTTPIAIDLDLPKILRDNHVEFAAPPPNQNGWIGTLLSWVAPPLIFFGIWGFLLNRQGGGPAALTVGKSKARIYSEGSTGVKFIDVAGVDEAKAELEEIVDFLKNADKYTRLGAKIPKGVLLVGPPGTGKTLLAKAIAGEAAVPFFSISGSEFIELFVGVGAARVRDLFEQAKQQAPCIVFIDELDALGKSRGGASPFSGGNDEREQTLNQLLTEMDGFDANTGVIIIAATNRPEVLDAALRRPGRFDRQVVVDRPDKIGREAILKVHARNVKLSEDVDLGNIAIKTPGFAGADLANLVNEAALLAARQNRQAVIMADFNEAIERVVAGLEKRSRVLNETEKKTVAYHEVGHAIIGALMPGSGKVEKISVVPRGVGALGYTIQMPEEDRFLMIEDEIRGRIATLLGGRSAEETVFGKVSTGASDDIQKATDLAERYVTLYGMSDRLGPVAFEKIQQQFLEGYGNPRRSISPKVAEEIDREVKQIVDNAHHIALTILHENRELLEQTAQELLQKEILEGSTLRERLALAKVPAELGEWLRSGKISEDKPLMQTLLV, encoded by the coding sequence ATGCCAGTAGAAACTAATAAAAAACGTCAAATCAAACCACCAAGGATACGTCAATTTGGTGGTAGCTTGTTGATTCTTTTGACTCTTCTTTTATTACTTAACTTTATTGTTCCCAACTTTTTTGGTCCTAGGTTACCACAGGTACCCTACAGCGACTTTATCACCCAGGTACAAGCAGGTAAGGTCGATCGCGCAATTGTGGGTAATGAGAGCATTGAGTATGTACTTAAAACTCAAGACTCGGATGGGAAACCAGTTCAACAGGTACTTGGTACAACACCAATTGCGATCGACTTGGACTTACCAAAAATTCTTCGTGACAATCATGTAGAGTTTGCTGCACCACCACCCAACCAAAATGGTTGGATTGGAACTCTCCTCAGTTGGGTTGCGCCACCGTTAATTTTCTTTGGGATTTGGGGCTTTCTACTCAATCGTCAGGGAGGTGGTCCCGCAGCGCTTACAGTAGGTAAAAGCAAAGCTCGGATTTATTCGGAAGGCAGCACTGGTGTAAAATTTATTGATGTTGCTGGTGTTGATGAAGCTAAAGCTGAATTAGAAGAAATTGTTGATTTTCTCAAAAATGCCGATAAATACACTCGATTGGGAGCCAAAATTCCCAAAGGTGTTTTGCTTGTAGGACCTCCAGGAACGGGTAAAACACTCCTAGCAAAAGCCATTGCTGGTGAAGCTGCTGTACCTTTCTTTAGCATTTCTGGCTCTGAGTTTATCGAACTCTTTGTTGGTGTGGGTGCTGCACGAGTGCGCGATCTCTTTGAGCAAGCCAAGCAACAAGCTCCGTGTATTGTCTTTATTGATGAATTAGATGCACTGGGTAAGTCTCGCGGCGGTGCTAGTCCTTTCAGTGGTGGTAACGATGAGCGGGAACAAACCCTCAACCAGCTACTTACTGAAATGGATGGTTTTGATGCCAACACGGGTGTTATTATCATTGCTGCCACCAACCGTCCTGAAGTTCTCGATGCAGCATTGCGCCGTCCGGGTCGTTTTGACCGTCAGGTTGTTGTCGATCGCCCTGACAAAATTGGTCGAGAAGCGATTCTTAAAGTTCATGCCAGAAATGTCAAGTTGTCTGAAGATGTGGATTTGGGGAACATCGCTATTAAAACACCAGGATTTGCTGGTGCAGATTTAGCGAATCTTGTCAATGAGGCTGCGCTCCTGGCTGCACGCCAAAATCGACAGGCGGTGATAATGGCTGACTTTAATGAAGCGATTGAGCGTGTTGTCGCTGGTTTGGAAAAACGCTCTCGCGTGTTGAATGAAACAGAGAAGAAAACAGTTGCGTATCATGAAGTGGGTCATGCCATTATCGGTGCTTTAATGCCCGGTTCTGGTAAAGTTGAGAAAATCTCTGTTGTGCCTCGCGGTGTAGGAGCGTTGGGTTATACAATCCAGATGCCGGAAGAAGATCGCTTCTTGATGATAGAAGATGAAATTCGAGGTCGCATTGCAACCCTGTTGGGTGGACGCTCTGCTGAAGAAACTGTTTTTGGTAAGGTGTCAACTGGTGCAAGTGATGACATTCAAAAGGCGACTGACTTGGCTGAACGTTATGTCACTTTGTATGGGATGAGCGATCGTTTGGGTCCTGTGGCGTTTGAGAAGATTCAACAACAGTTTCTGGAAGGTTACGGTAACCCGCGTCGTTCCATTAGCCCAAAAGTCGCGGAAGAAATTGACCGTGAGGTGAAGCAAATTGTGGATAATGCCCACCATATTGCTTTGACTATTCTGCATGAAAATCGGGAGCTATTGGAGCAAACAGCACAGGAATTATTGCAAAAAGAAATTCTCGAAGGTAGCACATTGCGGGAACGTCTTGCTCTGGCAAAAGTACCTGCTGAGTTAGGTGAATGGTTGCGGAGTGGGAAAATATCTGAGGATAAGCCTTTGATGCAAACGCTGTTGGTTTAG
- a CDS encoding ParB/RepB/Spo0J family partition protein, with product MNRVLDTSINLLLTTGENQEILPQYLALDEIRRDGGTQPRAAINWQHVKLLEEQIEDRQQLEPIVVFYDGEFYWLADGFHRWHAHHNLDSDAIACTIYQGSRRDAVLYSVGANADHKPALPRSREDKRRAILTLLNDPEWSQWSDREIARRCFVGNQMVSHLRKSICVNHTDTKLNKERKVQRGKQTYTVNTANIGKTDSTHTDTHCRTVMNNGPLFAEQSLKITQLSHSTGVIEELENDVRSGIHFKHNYDLHIAHHLQLVEGALVKIVAPHRTQIHNRLGKICAVSDRTVDIWVRDVDIMIMYRYTLKHQQVEIVPMETEPQLVQVYKRLQKLRKCNLDPFEREILLLLERPVVFTPVELEYLSLIEKRYMTV from the coding sequence ATGAACAGAGTATTGGACACCTCAATCAACTTGCTATTGACAACTGGTGAAAATCAAGAAATCTTGCCTCAGTATTTAGCACTTGATGAAATTCGACGCGATGGTGGAACTCAGCCAAGAGCAGCTATCAACTGGCAACATGTCAAACTGCTAGAAGAACAAATAGAAGACAGACAACAATTAGAGCCGATCGTCGTTTTCTATGACGGCGAATTCTATTGGTTAGCCGATGGTTTCCATCGGTGGCATGCCCATCACAATCTGGATTCTGACGCGATCGCTTGCACGATTTACCAAGGCTCAAGGCGTGACGCAGTTTTGTACTCAGTCGGAGCCAATGCCGACCATAAACCTGCTCTCCCTCGTTCCAGAGAAGACAAGAGACGGGCAATTCTCACACTGCTGAACGATCCTGAGTGGAGTCAATGGAGCGATCGGGAGATCGCTCGAAGGTGTTTTGTGGGCAATCAAATGGTCAGTCACCTCCGAAAATCTATCTGTGTGAATCACACAGATACAAAACTTAACAAAGAAAGAAAAGTACAGCGAGGAAAGCAAACATACACTGTTAATACCGCTAACATTGGTAAAACAGACTCTACTCACACAGATACTCACTGTAGAACAGTTATGAACAATGGTCCTCTGTTTGCCGAGCAGTCTCTGAAAATCACACAGTTATCTCATTCAACTGGTGTCATTGAAGAATTAGAGAACGATGTTCGCTCTGGAATTCATTTCAAACACAATTATGACCTCCACATAGCCCATCATCTTCAGTTAGTAGAGGGTGCGTTAGTTAAGATTGTTGCTCCCCATCGCACTCAAATCCACAATCGATTGGGAAAGATTTGTGCTGTTAGCGATCGCACAGTTGATATTTGGGTGCGAGACGTAGATATTATGATTATGTACAGGTACACTTTAAAGCACCAGCAGGTTGAGATTGTACCTATGGAGACAGAACCCCAGCTAGTACAAGTGTACAAGCGCTTGCAAAAGCTGAGAAAGTGTAACTTAGATCCATTTGAACGCGAAATACTTCTCCTATTAGAGCGCCCGGTTGTGTTTACTCCAGTTGAATTGGAGTATCTTTCCCTTATAGAAAAACGTTATATGACAGTGTAA
- a CDS encoding filamentous hemagglutinin N-terminal domain-containing protein, translated as MVLAILSHKTLAQSYIVPDNTLGNESSQIIFNFRYGELPSEIITGGATRGINLFHSFQEFNVRAGRGAYFYVPNPNIQNIFARVSGNNPSEVLGVLGTSAASEPNLYLINPNGIFFGKNAQLDVTGSFVATTANAIQFPGGAEFSRNSAVTPQNKLLSVNPTAFLFNQIANQRTNSIEHRGYLEVPENKNLILLGGNIAPTQQSTGNILTDGGTLLGGRVEIGGLNAPGTIGLTVDGNKLALSFPQDTKKPDISLQNGSVIYGFGDRDTRDIVVNANNFNLINFSGLITLTNPEQLSSETQTGNIYINAIGSVNIVKDSTIRNFAFTLTNAPSINITAQSLNIQGSKIDIASNPSNPGSINLLIKDTISLFGKDIDGKSSVIYSYLGDLVQNNSGLINIIKSSNINIQATNLFLADGASILAGSVDRGNVGGDITIKAFNAVTLQDKARIATFNNIDYPTGNISIISNSLALNNNSLIFTENLDTGNAGDINIVSQNVNIDKSRIISGSESSGKVANAGNINIDTAKIILTNSGFVRTESNNLNPGVSTKRRGNINVKASELIKIDAQDPMALADQGTGFITRIGSSRSSGDITLSTKNLIVRDGGTINTGFSNNLGGNTGNIKIDASESIQLYSSGNYLSTISSTLINNDDTSFVSKNGNLNINTNRLYLQGGQILSANLGQGNAGNILIFTNDSVFIKKGDIVSGKIGIGNGGNISIFSNDAVTVENGSISSSTAGQGNAGNLDIQTRKLNVSNQGVISSEVIKFPELLMGGKGKAGTIRIDAADAVIVSGSDTDTGRAATISTATRVGATGQGGDIIINTGLFRLENGGLVRADTENSSNGGNMTINARLFEAFTGGIVSSLTTGSGKAGNITINTANDITISGINSKTGFVAGLLTGTTPNSSGNGGEIFLTANNLNLTEEAQISARSQGLGDAGNINIKLRENYIANNGTISANAKESGGGNIDITARRITLRNDSDIRTELSSGNGKGGNIFLTADTIITLEDSDILAFAPEGQGGNIAFNTRAVFNDSLYKPIQLASDRNSLQSLNNNGRSDINASGAIAGNIIGVPDISFIQNGLTELQTNPIDTNTLIANSCIARSSKQEGSFTITGTGGLPNRPGEAMASNYPTGDVQSVTNSSAVNSWKKGDPIIEPQGVYRLTNGNLVMSRECR; from the coding sequence ATGGTATTGGCTATATTGAGCCACAAAACCCTTGCTCAAAGTTATATTGTGCCAGATAATACTTTAGGCAATGAATCTTCTCAAATTATATTTAACTTTAGATATGGTGAATTACCATCTGAAATAATTACTGGAGGTGCGACTCGTGGAATTAATCTATTCCACAGTTTTCAAGAATTTAATGTCAGAGCAGGTAGAGGAGCATATTTTTACGTTCCTAACCCCAATATTCAAAATATTTTCGCACGGGTAAGTGGTAATAATCCCTCGGAAGTTTTAGGTGTACTTGGTACGAGCGCAGCATCTGAACCTAATTTATATTTAATAAATCCCAATGGTATTTTTTTTGGTAAAAATGCTCAACTAGATGTCACTGGTTCATTTGTAGCCACTACAGCCAACGCTATTCAATTCCCTGGTGGTGCTGAATTTTCTCGAAATTCAGCCGTTACACCTCAAAACAAATTACTCAGTGTAAATCCGACAGCCTTCTTATTTAATCAAATTGCAAATCAACGTACAAACTCAATTGAACATCGTGGTTATTTAGAAGTCCCTGAAAATAAAAATTTAATACTGCTGGGGGGTAATATTGCGCCTACACAACAATCTACGGGGAATATCTTAACGGACGGTGGAACTCTTTTAGGTGGGCGTGTAGAGATTGGTGGATTAAATGCACCGGGAACTATAGGACTCACAGTTGATGGTAATAAATTAGCTTTAAGTTTCCCTCAAGATACTAAGAAGCCAGATATTTCATTGCAAAATGGATCTGTTATATATGGATTTGGAGATAGAGATACACGAGATATTGTAGTTAATGCAAATAATTTTAATCTAATTAACTTTAGTGGTTTAATAACCTTGACAAATCCCGAACAACTAAGTTCAGAAACTCAAACAGGTAATATTTATATTAATGCCATTGGCAGTGTGAATATAGTTAAAGATAGTACGATTAGAAATTTTGCTTTCACGCTTACAAATGCTCCTAGTATTAATATTACTGCTCAATCTTTGAATATTCAAGGTAGTAAAATTGATATAGCTAGTAATCCCAGTAATCCAGGAAGTATTAATTTACTAATAAAAGATACAATTTCACTATTTGGTAAAGATATTGATGGCAAATCTAGTGTAATCTATAGCTACCTTGGAGATTTGGTACAAAATAACTCAGGATTAATAAATATCATCAAAAGCAGTAATATTAACATTCAAGCAACAAATCTTTTCCTGGCAGATGGTGCAAGTATATTAGCAGGTAGTGTCGATCGGGGCAATGTTGGAGGAGATATTACTATCAAAGCCTTCAATGCAGTTACTTTACAAGATAAAGCAAGAATAGCAACATTTAACAATATAGACTATCCCACAGGAAATATATCAATTATTAGCAATTCCTTAGCTCTCAATAATAATTCTCTTATTTTTACTGAAAATCTGGATACTGGTAATGCAGGAGATATCAACATTGTCAGCCAAAATGTCAATATAGATAAATCTCGCATAATTTCCGGTTCAGAATCGTCTGGTAAAGTTGCTAACGCAGGTAATATTAACATTGATACCGCAAAAATTATTTTAACCAATAGTGGATTTGTAAGAACCGAGTCTAATAATTTGAATCCCGGAGTAAGCACCAAACGTAGGGGTAATATTAATGTTAAAGCTAGTGAGTTAATAAAAATAGATGCTCAAGACCCAATGGCACTTGCGGATCAAGGTACCGGTTTTATCACACGTATCGGGAGTAGTAGGAGTTCTGGAGATATCACATTAAGCACTAAAAATTTGATTGTGAGAGATGGTGGTACAATTAATACGGGCTTTAGTAATAATTTAGGTGGTAATACTGGTAATATAAAAATTGATGCTTCTGAATCAATTCAATTATATAGCTCTGGTAATTATCTGAGTACTATATCATCCACTCTGATAAACAACGATGACACATCTTTTGTCAGTAAAAATGGTAATCTAAATATTAATACTAACCGTTTATATCTCCAAGGAGGGCAGATTTTATCAGCTAATCTTGGTCAGGGAAATGCAGGTAATATCTTAATTTTTACTAATGATAGTGTTTTTATTAAGAAAGGAGATATTGTCTCTGGTAAGATTGGTATAGGTAATGGAGGAAATATTTCTATTTTCAGTAATGATGCCGTAACTGTGGAAAACGGAAGTATATCATCTTCCACTGCGGGACAGGGAAATGCAGGAAATCTTGATATTCAAACAAGAAAACTGAATGTAAGTAACCAGGGTGTAATTAGTTCAGAAGTTATTAAATTCCCAGAACTTTTAATGGGTGGAAAAGGTAAGGCTGGAACTATTCGTATTGACGCCGCTGATGCAGTGATTGTTTCCGGATCGGATACCGACACAGGTAGGGCTGCAACAATAAGTACGGCAACCAGAGTAGGAGCAACTGGTCAGGGTGGAGATATTATTATCAATACAGGTCTTTTTCGTTTAGAAAATGGCGGGCTTGTCAGAGCAGATACTGAAAACTCCAGCAACGGAGGTAATATGACTATTAATGCTCGCTTATTTGAAGCTTTCACTGGTGGAATAGTTTCTTCATTAACTACTGGCAGTGGTAAAGCTGGTAATATCACTATCAATACTGCCAATGATATCACTATTTCTGGGATCAACTCAAAGACGGGCTTTGTTGCGGGTTTACTTACAGGCACAACTCCCAACTCTAGCGGTAATGGTGGGGAAATTTTTCTCACTGCAAATAATTTGAATCTCACTGAAGAAGCGCAGATTTCTGCACGCAGTCAGGGGCTGGGCGATGCAGGTAATATCAACATTAAACTTAGAGAAAATTACATTGCTAATAACGGGACTATCAGTGCTAATGCTAAAGAATCTGGTGGTGGTAATATTGATATCACTGCGAGAAGAATAACTTTGCGAAATGACAGCGATATCCGCACTGAGTTGTCCAGTGGTAACGGTAAAGGTGGTAATATTTTCCTCACTGCCGATACAATCATTACTTTAGAAGATAGCGACATTCTTGCTTTTGCACCAGAAGGGCAAGGTGGCAATATTGCATTTAACACTCGTGCTGTGTTTAATGATTCTCTCTATAAACCTATACAACTAGCATCTGATAGAAATAGCTTGCAATCCCTCAATAATAATGGACGCTCTGATATTAACGCCAGTGGTGCAATTGCAGGAAATATTATTGGTGTGCCTGATATTAGCTTTATCCAAAATGGTCTCACAGAATTACAAACCAATCCCATTGATACTAACACCTTAATTGCTAACAGTTGCATTGCTCGCAGTTCCAAACAAGAAGGCAGTTTTACTATTACGGGGACTGGTGGTTTACCAAATCGTCCTGGTGAAGCTATGGCTTCTAATTATCCCACAGGCGATGTGCAGAGTGTCACGAATAGCAGTGCAGTTAATTCGTGGAAAAAAGGCGACCCAATTATAGAACCACAAGGGGTGTATCGATTAACTAATGGGAATTTGGTGATGAGTCGCGAATGTCGTTGA